A single genomic interval of Desulfovibrio sp. JC022 harbors:
- a CDS encoding glycosyltransferase, with protein sequence MSTNYTAEVIRDETELLDICIMADGRKKHMWGKYAQRRETDLATQLDEDKIPLLIGSGIGVAARELLKQKDRTLLILDCETEILAASGLKEELRAHSNLVWINTSSPRNAAKHIMELESNSGKKVQLLKNPFYLRLSQFYLQTEKLLIERESKEVEFPVWPKFQNEKPRILLLTSQYFLMGEIVAACQRQGVPHMFINMDAKEMELEQFVTRISAAIDTFRPDFVLTVNHLGVDQEGVLNTLLHKFQLPLASWFVDNPLLILPLYQAQANEDTTIFTWDADRMDSLREMGFSNIFHLPLGTDQTRFLPSKGCTESKWARDISFVGNSMVHKTAKRFTASKISGLLAEKWKELAHAFGQGSEHSVVNFLKTDFPELYPEYENLVIPHRKLAFETLIIWQATLEYRLSCVQKTLDFNPLIVGDDGWKQILKSNRAWEYHHELSYYDDLPRFYPCSKINFNCTSQQMKGAVNQRVFDVPACNGFILTDHRYQMEKLFEPGKEIAVYNSLAEIPQLVDKYLNDESARKRIIKAARKRILNEHTYDCRIKTLIKCMRQVHQ encoded by the coding sequence ATGAGCACAAATTACACAGCCGAAGTAATAAGGGATGAAACAGAACTCCTGGATATCTGCATCATGGCCGACGGCAGAAAAAAGCACATGTGGGGTAAATACGCTCAGCGCAGGGAAACTGACCTCGCAACGCAGTTGGATGAAGACAAAATCCCCTTGCTGATCGGCTCCGGCATTGGTGTTGCAGCGCGGGAGCTGCTTAAACAGAAAGACCGTACCCTGCTCATCCTTGATTGCGAAACTGAAATCCTCGCTGCCAGCGGGCTGAAAGAAGAATTACGTGCACATTCCAATCTGGTCTGGATCAATACCAGCTCACCCCGGAATGCGGCAAAGCACATTATGGAACTGGAATCCAATTCCGGTAAAAAAGTCCAGTTGCTGAAAAATCCCTTTTACCTGCGCCTCTCCCAGTTTTATCTTCAAACAGAAAAACTGCTCATTGAGCGAGAAAGCAAGGAAGTCGAATTTCCGGTCTGGCCCAAATTCCAAAACGAAAAGCCCAGAATCCTCCTTTTAACCAGCCAGTATTTCCTTATGGGCGAGATCGTTGCCGCATGCCAGCGTCAGGGTGTACCGCACATGTTCATAAACATGGACGCCAAAGAAATGGAGCTGGAACAATTCGTAACCCGCATTTCCGCAGCCATCGACACCTTCAGGCCCGATTTCGTACTCACGGTCAACCATCTCGGAGTTGATCAGGAAGGAGTACTGAACACCCTGCTGCATAAATTTCAATTACCGCTGGCCTCGTGGTTTGTGGATAACCCTCTGCTGATCCTGCCCCTTTATCAGGCACAGGCAAATGAGGACACTACAATCTTCACTTGGGATGCGGACCGCATGGATTCCCTGCGAGAGATGGGTTTCAGCAATATATTCCACCTGCCGCTGGGCACAGACCAGACCCGTTTCCTGCCCTCAAAAGGCTGCACCGAGAGCAAATGGGCGCGGGACATTTCATTTGTTGGCAACTCAATGGTCCACAAAACCGCCAAACGTTTTACGGCTTCAAAAATTAGCGGTCTACTGGCTGAAAAATGGAAAGAGCTGGCCCATGCATTCGGGCAGGGTTCGGAACATTCGGTCGTAAATTTTCTGAAAACAGATTTCCCGGAACTGTACCCGGAATATGAAAATCTCGTAATTCCCCACCGCAAGCTGGCCTTTGAAACCCTGATCATCTGGCAGGCCACACTGGAATACCGACTTTCATGCGTGCAAAAAACCCTTGATTTTAATCCACTCATTGTAGGGGATGATGGCTGGAAACAAATACTGAAAAGCAATCGCGCATGGGAGTACCACCATGAACTGTCCTATTATGACGACCTGCCCCGATTCTATCCCTGTTCTAAAATTAACTTCAACTGCACCAGTCAGCAGATGAAAGGAGCGGTCAACCAGAGGGTCTTTGATGTTCCGGCCTGCAACGGCTTCATCCTGACCGATCACCGTTACCAGATGGAAAAGCTTTTCGAACCGGGCAAAGAAATAGCGGTCTATAATTCACTCGCTGAAATACCGCAGTTGGTTGATAAATATCTGAATGATGAATCTGCACGAAAACGGATAATCAAGGCCGCGCGTAAAAGAATCCTGAATGAACACACCTACGATTGCCGCATCAAAACTCTGATTAAATGTATGCGGCAGGTACATCAATAA
- a CDS encoding OmpA family protein, with amino-acid sequence MVKVVVIKPKNNDPPPEEGLPPWMATFADMVTLLLCFFVLLLSFANNDLEKFKELLGSLKNAFGVKIERKEDDHLSLTPADLKRKEVKMDSNDKRLLGLVLRIKALLDEEDTTRKSSGVKADQDGVLVNTDSATLFLPGSAKLKPDAHKVLDKVISILKDHNYNLVVRGHTDNSEIRSKKFPTNWELSSARAASALRYIVEKGGIAPKRLKAVGYADTQPLVKNDSPANKRKNRRLEFFYHKPARDSW; translated from the coding sequence AGTAGTAATTAAACCGAAGAATAACGATCCGCCGCCGGAAGAAGGACTTCCGCCGTGGATGGCCACATTCGCGGATATGGTAACTCTTCTGCTCTGCTTTTTTGTGCTGCTACTCTCCTTTGCAAACAACGACCTTGAAAAATTCAAGGAACTGCTCGGTTCGCTCAAGAATGCTTTCGGTGTAAAAATCGAACGCAAGGAAGATGACCATCTGTCTCTGACCCCGGCCGACCTCAAACGAAAAGAGGTCAAAATGGACAGCAATGACAAACGGTTGCTCGGACTGGTCCTGCGCATCAAAGCCCTACTGGACGAGGAAGATACTACCCGCAAATCATCCGGGGTAAAAGCGGATCAGGACGGCGTGCTTGTCAACACAGACTCGGCAACTCTGTTCCTGCCCGGATCAGCAAAACTAAAACCGGACGCCCATAAGGTTCTGGACAAAGTGATCAGTATCCTCAAGGACCATAACTACAATCTGGTGGTCCGCGGGCATACGGATAATTCCGAAATACGATCCAAAAAATTTCCAACCAACTGGGAGCTGTCCTCCGCCCGGGCGGCAAGTGCCCTGCGCTATATTGTTGAAAAAGGCGGCATTGCCCCCAAAAGGCTTAAAGCCGTGGGCTATGCAGACACTCAACCACTGGTAAAAAACGACAGCCCGGCAAACAAACGCAAAAATAGAAGACTTGAATTCTTCTACCATAAACCTGCCCGGGATTCGTGGTAG